CGCAGAGCAATGCTGGGCGCGACTACAAACCGAAGAGCCACCGGAGCGGCTGGCTGCAGATTCACCCGATCAAGGCTCAGGACAACCAGCAGCAATGCTATCGCTGCCATGACCAGAAATACTGCACGGCGTGCCACAGCAAACTTCCCCAGGCCGGCCTGAAATCGCTGGGCTTCAAATCCCACAACAGCCAGGCGGTGAACGGGAACAGATGGGGCATGGAGCATGCCACCGAAGCGCGGCGCAACCTGCAGGCATGCCAGACGTGCCATGCCGACGGCGACACCTGCAAGAAATGCCACAGCGCGACGACAGGCGGTGTGAACCCCCATCCGCGCGGCTTCAAGGGCGGCAACTACAAAGACAGAAGCGGCGGCAAGGTTTGCTTGCAGTGCCACCTGTCGGGAACCTTTTAGGTAATTACCAACCAGAGGGAGGAAAACTATGCAGATCAATAAGTTAAGCATGATGTTGCTGGGCGCGTTGTCTTGTGCCGTATTATTGAACGGCTGCGGCGCCAGCAGCAAAGAAGCGGGCGTGCTCCCAAGCGATGTGCCCAAGGTCGACGAAGCATTTTGTCTCGGGTGCCATAGCACCTGGATTGATAAAGTTGACGGTACGTCGATCGTTCAGGCGTATTTGGCTTCAAAGCATTTTGCAACCGGAGAGGTCGGTTGCCAGGATTGCCATGGCGGCGGTTCCCAGCATAACGGTGTCGGCCCCATGCCCTTTCCGAGTCCCGACTCCGCCGGAATATGCTATGCCTGCCACAACCAGCCAATTCCCGGCAATGCATTTAAAGATCCGTTTCTTTCCTTTGCCCCCGGCCATTTTTTCAATTATACCGCGGCGAACAACAGTTCTCCCACCACCACCAAGCAGGCTGAGTACGTAAGCAAAAACTACACGAATGCCTGCACAAGTTGCCATAAGCCGCACAATCCGGCACCCGGTGTGGAACACTTCGACTGGGCAGGGTCCGGTCATGGCGACGTTCAGGCTGAAGCGGCACGACACTATGATTTCAAAAATGTGTTTGCTGGTTGCGCCGTCCGCTGCCATACGGCAACCGGTTATATCAACTATGTAACGTCCTCAGACACAAACACCGCAATTTGGGCGGCTAGCGGCGACAAGACCCGTGAACCGGTCACGACCTGCAAATCATGTCACTCCAGCTACAATTTCAAAGGCAGTGTCCGCCAATTGAAGGCTTTTACTGCACCTTACACGGTTCCGGTGACATATCCGGACCACAACGCCTCCAACCTCTGCATGCGCTGCCATACGGGGACAACATCCGGCGCTTCGGTCGCGGCGCTGAGCAGCTACTCCGCAGCGGGCCAGACCTCGCACCATGCTCCGGCCGCCCAGGTCTTTTACGGCTTTGCCTTCCATTTCTATACTTCTCACGTTAAGTACAATACCGGTTACAACAGGGGCAAATCCTTTGGTAACTGGAATCATGGCCGGCTGGGGGTAACTAATCCGGCAACGGGTAGCAATTTTATTGCAACCGAGGGCGCAGTGGGTACTGCGACGGATTCTGGTTCGAACGGTCCTTGCGTTGCCTGCCATTATGGCAATGCAAGTGCAGTGGGCGCTTTCCCCAATAGAAGTTCTCATACCCTGGATCCTTTCGTAACAGCCAAATCGACGACGTTGACCAATGTCGGTTGTTACGGCTGCCATGGTGGTGATGGGAACCTGAGCGTACATGCTGATAATGAAAAGGCGAAGTTCGCTACCTACATGGATTTTGTCAACTTCACCCTGCAGCAGAACAATATCTTCGCAGACGTCAACAATCGCACCTTCTCGAGGGATGTCACCGTTAGCGGAACATTGCCGGTTACCCCTGCAAGCACCGGCTTCGGCAGCGGTACGCAGATCAAGTCATGGAATAGAGTCGGTCCTGTTTCAGGGACGCCATCGGCCAAATTCAACATGGGAGCGGCGTACAACTACTACCTGTTCGCCTCGGACGCTGGCCTGCATGTCCATAACCGCGGTTATGTGCGCACGGTTATGTTCGATATAGTCCAGTACCTGCAGACCGGCACCTTGAATCCAAATGTCGGCATCAGTTTTACCGCCTATTCGACAGCCCACCCTAATCCTTCGGTCACCGTCAACGGTGTTGCTTACCCGGTAAGTATTAGCTCGGTGAAGTCGGCACTGCAGTCGGGCGGTAAACGTCGGGTGCCAAGCGTAGATAATGTTAATGGTTTTTACTAAAATTGGATTTTAGTCCATGATGTAATCCGACCCCGCCTCGAAAGAGGCGGGGTTTTTCTTGTTTTAGCTGGTGTGGCGTTATCATTTTCCGCGGCATCGAGATGAGACGTCTGGTGGAACGATTTTGCACTGCCACGCCGGGAATGTTCCGTATACATTATGTGCAATTTGTCTGCATCGGATTATAGTATTTAGAGTGAGAAGAGGCGTATCGGGCGGGGAGGTGCTACATCATGCAGGTACTTGAGGAATACAGTACCGTCAGCATCGTACTCAAGTTCACGCATATCATTTCATCCTGCATCTGGTTTGGGACCGTCGTCTGTATCGGGGTTCTGCTCTATCTCAACCATGAATCCGGCAGCACCGCGGAGTTGAACGCCTTCAACCTGGGAATCCACTATCTGGACAACTATCTGATCGGTCCGTCGGTGATCATCAGTATATTGAGCGGAGTATTTCTCTGCTTCTGCAAAAAACTGCAATTATTTGCCTGCCGGTGGGTGATCAAAAAATGGCTGGGCAGCCTGATTGCCGTGGCATTCGGCCTGATATGGCTTGCCCCGTGGTTGCGGGAGTTGGAGATCATCTGTAAGATCAACCAGTTCATGGTCTTTACCATACCCGGCTACTATCGCACCTATTACCTGAACCATATCAGTCTCGTGGTCCAGGAAATCATGTTGCTCTACCTGATTCTCATCTCCCTCTTGAAACCATGTGCCGACCATAAGAATTGCATCCACTGCCGGGAGCGCTTCGGTTACAGAAAAGATGAGTGACAAGCCGCTTTCGGCGCCTCTGCCGTTCCCTGACCCGGTGGGTCAGGGGGCTGTAATGACCAGACGGAATCCCACGTCATAGGTATGCACCTCCGGCGCCAGAGAACTGCGCACCGAAGCCCTGACACTCTTGGGGAGCATGAACCAGCCGCCGCCACGGATGACGCGGTTCGAGCCGGTTGAAGGCCCCTGGGGATTGTCCTTGATGCTGGAAAATTTTTCGTCATACCAATCGCTGACCCATTCCCAGACATTGCCGCTCATGTCGTAGATGCCCAGACCGTTGGGCCGCTTCCTCGCCACACGTTGGGTGCGGTCGCCCGAGGTGCTGAAGTACCATGCCACGGCCTCCGCATCGTTGCCGCCGCAGAATTTTTCGCTCTTGCCGCCGCTACGGCAGGCGTACTCCCATTCTGCCTCGGTAGGCAGGCGGTACTCCTTACCGCTTAGTTTGTTAAGCTTGCTGATGAACTCCTGCACGTCATTCCAGCTTACGTTCTCCGCCGGGCAATCGTCGCCGCAGCTCTTGAAAAACGACGGATTGTTCCCCATCACCACTTTCCATTGGTTCTGGGTCGTTTCCTGCTTTGCCATGCTGAAGTCGGAGACGCAGACATCGTGAGGCGGTTTTTCGTTGCTGGCGCCGTCGCCAAAGGTGTCGCCCATCTTGAAACAGCCGCCGGTGACGCGGGCAAACCGGATGCCGGTAGTGGCATCGGTATAATCCTTGGCAGCCTCTCCAAAGGACGGCGCTGCTGCAAGCAGGGGCATGAACCCAATGCAGGCCGCAACAAACAACAATTTTTTCATGACAATGCCTCCCTCCATTTCTTCTCAGCATCGATAGCTGCTCACGGCCCCAAGGGCGCGAATGCCGCAGCCGTATCCAGGGGGATGCGCCGCCGATGCCGCGCAGTTTACAATATGCCTTATTTTTGTCCTTTTTACATTATCAAAACTAGGGTTGAAAGTGCTATGGGAAATTGATATAGTTTCTAGACAAATTATTACGATGACATTGTCATGGCATCATTTCCGGAGGCGCTTCATGGATATTTCAGTACTACCGTTGTCCGCTGATAAGATGAAGGCAAAATTCAAGGACGAATCGCATCTCGGCTTTGGCAAGATATTTACCGATCGGATGTTTCTGGCCGAATGGAGTGCCGGTAAAGGGTGGCACGATGCCCGCGTCAAACCTTACGAGCCGTTCGTGCTCGACCCGGCTTGCCTGGTGTTTCACTATGCCCAGGAAATTTTCGAAGGACTCAAGGCCTACAAGTGGGATGACGGCAGGGTTGCCCTGTTTCGCCCCGAGATGAA
This DNA window, taken from Oryzomonas sagensis, encodes the following:
- a CDS encoding multiheme c-type cytochrome produces the protein MQINKLSMMLLGALSCAVLLNGCGASSKEAGVLPSDVPKVDEAFCLGCHSTWIDKVDGTSIVQAYLASKHFATGEVGCQDCHGGGSQHNGVGPMPFPSPDSAGICYACHNQPIPGNAFKDPFLSFAPGHFFNYTAANNSSPTTTKQAEYVSKNYTNACTSCHKPHNPAPGVEHFDWAGSGHGDVQAEAARHYDFKNVFAGCAVRCHTATGYINYVTSSDTNTAIWAASGDKTREPVTTCKSCHSSYNFKGSVRQLKAFTAPYTVPVTYPDHNASNLCMRCHTGTTSGASVAALSSYSAAGQTSHHAPAAQVFYGFAFHFYTSHVKYNTGYNRGKSFGNWNHGRLGVTNPATGSNFIATEGAVGTATDSGSNGPCVACHYGNASAVGAFPNRSSHTLDPFVTAKSTTLTNVGCYGCHGGDGNLSVHADNEKAKFATYMDFVNFTLQQNNIFADVNNRTFSRDVTVSGTLPVTPASTGFGSGTQIKSWNRVGPVSGTPSAKFNMGAAYNYYLFASDAGLHVHNRGYVRTVMFDIVQYLQTGTLNPNVGISFTAYSTAHPNPSVTVNGVAYPVSISSVKSALQSGGKRRVPSVDNVNGFY
- a CDS encoding DUF2269 family protein, which produces MQVLEEYSTVSIVLKFTHIISSCIWFGTVVCIGVLLYLNHESGSTAELNAFNLGIHYLDNYLIGPSVIISILSGVFLCFCKKLQLFACRWVIKKWLGSLIAVAFGLIWLAPWLRELEIICKINQFMVFTIPGYYRTYYLNHISLVVQEIMLLYLILISLLKPCADHKNCIHCRERFGYRKDE
- a CDS encoding formylglycine-generating enzyme family protein, whose amino-acid sequence is MKKLLFVAACIGFMPLLAAAPSFGEAAKDYTDATTGIRFARVTGGCFKMGDTFGDGASNEKPPHDVCVSDFSMAKQETTQNQWKVVMGNNPSFFKSCGDDCPAENVSWNDVQEFISKLNKLSGKEYRLPTEAEWEYACRSGGKSEKFCGGNDAEAVAWYFSTSGDRTQRVARKRPNGLGIYDMSGNVWEWVSDWYDEKFSSIKDNPQGPSTGSNRVIRGGGWFMLPKSVRASVRSSLAPEVHTYDVGFRLVITAP